GAATAATCCAGGCTAAATGCTGGAGAGCAAATTATTTATATTCAAGCGCTTCAGTTTCTCCTTTCAGTACCCGCAAACCGTTTTCGGCAAGCGCCTGCATTTCGTCTTCGCCGGGATATATAGCCACCGGAGCGATAAACCGCACCATACTTCTTATATAATCCACTACCGAAGGATTATGTGTAATGCCTCCGGTTAAAATGATGGCATCCACTTCTCCCTGAAGGACAGCGCCCATTGCCCCTATCTCTTTGGCTACCTGATAACAAAGGGCATCTTGTATCATTTTGGCTTTTTCATTGCCTTCGTGCACCATCAATTCCACTTCATATGCATCGTTGGTATTCAGGTAGGCTACCAGCCCCCCTTTCCCTTTTATCATTTTATCCACATCTTCATAGGAATATTCACCGCTGAAGCATAACCTGGCGAGCTGCCCAACCGGTAATGTTCCGCTTCGTTCGGGAGAAAACGGGCCATCTCCGTCGAGGGCATTGTTTACATCAATTACTTTTCCTTTTTTATGGGCTCCCACGGAAATTCCACCCCCCAAATGGGCAATGATCAGATTGAGGTCTTCATATTTTCGGTCGATGGACTTGCCATGGACCCTGGCAATGGCTTTTTGATTGAGCGCATGAAATATGGATACGCGCTCAAACTTTGGATGGCCCGATATTCTTGCCACATCCTGCATTTCATCAACCACTACCGGATCTGCAATAAGTGGCCGGGCATTGGGAAGAGACCGGGCGATATCATGAGCGATCAATCCGCCCAGATTGCTGGCATGCTCCCCAAGCCATCCTTCCTTCAGATCCTTAATCATCGGTTCATTTACTTCATACACACCTGATTCTACGGGACGAATAAGACCTCCCCGGCCGACAACTGCAGAAATTTCATTGATCCTTATTTCAGATTCTTTTAGCTCGTTCAGGATCATATCCTTGCGATACTGAAACTGATCGCTTATCCGTTCATATTGTTGCAGATCTTCCACGGAATGCGCAAGGTTTTTCAGAAAGACAGGTTTGAGATTTCTGAATACGGCAATTTTGGTTGAAGTAGATCCGGGATTGATGGTGAGGATAAGGTATCGCTTTGGCATATGAATAAAATTTTATAGCGCTTTTATCCATTTACATAGCGGCAGCAAGAGCTATGGACATCATTTTGCTTTTTTCTGTATCGGCACGCGAAGTAAGGACAATTGGTGCTCGCGCTCCCATAATGATTGCGGCTGAGGTACATCCACCAAGAAACATCAGTGTTTTGTAGAGCACATTTCCACTGTTCAGTTCGGGTGTCATTAGAATGTCAGCATCACCTGCCACATTTCCGGAGACACCTTTATGCTCGGCTGCACGCTTAGAAACGGCGTTATCTATAGCAAAGGGGCCGTCTATCATACATCTTTTAATCTGTCCTCGTTCGTTCATCTTCGAAAGCATAGCTGCATGGGCTGTAGATTCTATTTTTGGATTCACTACTTCCAGGGGACCGATGATTGCCACTTTAGGCTCCGGATTGCCCAGACTATGAAATATTTCTACAGCGTTATTCACCATGTCAACCTTTTCCTGAAATTCGGGGGCGATGTTCATGCCTGCATCGGTTACGCCAAATAATTTATGATAATGGGGCGACTCAATAAGGGCAAAATGGCTCAGCGTACCCCCTTTTCTTAACCCTTCTTCTTTATTCAATACTGCTTTCAATAAAGGGGCTGTGCCCACCAGCCCCTTCATAAGAATATCCGCTTCACCCTGCCTGATCAATGAAACTGCCTGGCGCGAAGCTTCAGCAGGATCAGGCTGGTTGTATATGTCAAAGTTTGTCAGGTCAAACCCAATCTTACCGGCTATCTGTTCAATATTTTTCTGGTCTCCCACCAATACAGGTATGATGATCCCATTGTCAACAGCTTTTTGCACCGCTTCCAATACAAGTCTATCTCCTGCAGCAGCTACAGCAAGCTTTCTCACATTCTTTTGTCTTGCTATATCCGTTAATTCATCCAGTTTTTTAAGCATGAGCCGGTAATGTTTAGCTTCTATTTTTAAGCCTTACCAACAATTTCCTGTGTATCTCTCGCAATCACAAGTTCTTCATTGGTTGGTACCACAATGCCTGTAACCTTTGAATGATCTTTTGTAATGATTAATTCTTTATTTATATCTTTCAGCTTGTGCTGATCATTTTTCTGAGAGTCGAACTCAACGCCCAGATATTCCAAATCTTTCAGGCAACCTTCCCGGGTTTCATAATCGTTCTCTCCCACTCCACCGGTTAAAACAATGATATCAACGCCGCCCATAGCTGCGGTATAAGCACCGATGTATTTTTTTACCCGGTAATCATACATTTTCAGGGCAAGTATTGCTCTTTTGCTGCCTTCTCTGGCTGCTTCACGGATTTCCCGCATATCAGAAGATACTCCTGATATGCCATACATACCGCTCTCTTTGTTAATTAATCGATCAACTTCTTCAACACCCATATCCTCTTTTTCCATAATATGGGTCAGCGCCCCCACATCGAGATCGCCACAACGGGTTCCCATGATCAAACCTTCAACCGGTGTTAGTCCCATAGAAGTATCTACAGATTTTCCCCGGTCAATAGCAGTAACAGAAGCTCCGTTACCCAGGTGACAGGTGATCACTTTTTGATCCTCTTTATTGACACCCAAAACCTCACAAGCCCGTTCATACACATAACGATGGCTTGTTCCGTGGAAACCGTATCTTCTCAAGTCGTATTTTTCATACATTTCATAAGGAAGACCATAAAAATAGGCGTAGTCTGGCATGGTTTGATGGAACCCGGTGTCAAATACTCCCACCTGCGGTACCTTAGGCAAAAGCTTTTGTATGGCATAGATTCCTTTTAAATTGGCGGGATTGTGCAAGGGGGCCAGTGCGCTGAGCTCTTCAATGGTATCAATCACTTTCTGATTGATAAGTACACTCTCGCTGAAATGTTCCCCTCCATGAACCACACGATGTCCAACAGCATCAATTTCCCCATAGCTATTCAATGGACCATATGCTTCATTTACCAGCAATTCAAGAATGGTTTCAACCCCCTTTGTATGATCGGGGATATTATACTCCAGCTTCTCCTTATTACCGTTCGTCTCAATTTTGATAAAAGAGTTGTCGGCGCCTACTTTTTCAACAATCCCTTTAGACAAAACGGCAGAAGTTTCCATATTGAAAAGCTGAAATTTTATCGATGAACTTCCGCAATTTAATACCAATACCTGCATAATTCTTATTTTTTATTTATCAACATTTGCATCTACTGTATCTGCTGCCATATTGGAGGTGATGGCTACCATATCCATGATATCCTGAACAGAACAGCCTCTTGAGAGGTCGTTGATCGGGGCAGCCAGTCCCTGCAATACCGGTCCGGTAGCCGTTGCATTGGCCAGCCGTTGTACAAGTTTGTAACCTATGTTCCCGGCCTCAAGCGAAGGAAAAATCAATACATTGGCTTTACCGGCTATGTCACTGCCTTTGGCTTTACGTTGGCCGATTTTTTCAACCAGGGCAGCATCAGCCTGCAGCTCCCCATCTATTCTTAAATCAGGACGTTTTTCCCGTGCAATGTCGGTGGCATTGGCCACTTTTTCTGCCAATTCATGCTCTGAGCTTCCATAA
This genomic stretch from Bacteroidales bacterium harbors:
- the buk gene encoding butyrate kinase, giving the protein MPKRYLILTINPGSTSTKIAVFRNLKPVFLKNLAHSVEDLQQYERISDQFQYRKDMILNELKESEIRINEISAVVGRGGLIRPVESGVYEVNEPMIKDLKEGWLGEHASNLGGLIAHDIARSLPNARPLIADPVVVDEMQDVARISGHPKFERVSIFHALNQKAIARVHGKSIDRKYEDLNLIIAHLGGGISVGAHKKGKVIDVNNALDGDGPFSPERSGTLPVGQLARLCFSGEYSYEDVDKMIKGKGGLVAYLNTNDAYEVELMVHEGNEKAKMIQDALCYQVAKEIGAMGAVLQGEVDAIILTGGITHNPSVVDYIRSMVRFIAPVAIYPGEDEMQALAENGLRVLKGETEALEYK
- a CDS encoding bifunctional enoyl-CoA hydratase/phosphate acetyltransferase, giving the protein MLKKLDELTDIARQKNVRKLAVAAAGDRLVLEAVQKAVDNGIIIPVLVGDQKNIEQIAGKIGFDLTNFDIYNQPDPAEASRQAVSLIRQGEADILMKGLVGTAPLLKAVLNKEEGLRKGGTLSHFALIESPHYHKLFGVTDAGMNIAPEFQEKVDMVNNAVEIFHSLGNPEPKVAIIGPLEVVNPKIESTAHAAMLSKMNERGQIKRCMIDGPFAIDNAVSKRAAEHKGVSGNVAGDADILMTPELNSGNVLYKTLMFLGGCTSAAIIMGARAPIVLTSRADTEKSKMMSIALAAAM
- a CDS encoding acetate kinase; its protein translation is MQVLVLNCGSSSIKFQLFNMETSAVLSKGIVEKVGADNSFIKIETNGNKEKLEYNIPDHTKGVETILELLVNEAYGPLNSYGEIDAVGHRVVHGGEHFSESVLINQKVIDTIEELSALAPLHNPANLKGIYAIQKLLPKVPQVGVFDTGFHQTMPDYAYFYGLPYEMYEKYDLRRYGFHGTSHRYVYERACEVLGVNKEDQKVITCHLGNGASVTAIDRGKSVDTSMGLTPVEGLIMGTRCGDLDVGALTHIMEKEDMGVEEVDRLINKESGMYGISGVSSDMREIREAAREGSKRAILALKMYDYRVKKYIGAYTAAMGGVDIIVLTGGVGENDYETREGCLKDLEYLGVEFDSQKNDQHKLKDINKELIITKDHSKVTGIVVPTNEELVIARDTQEIVGKA